A window of the Rhizobium viscosum genome harbors these coding sequences:
- a CDS encoding DUF3311 domain-containing protein has product MNKTFGTAARWLLVLPYIGLLWPPFYNSREPALFGFPFFYWYQLLWVPITAVLIWIAYRSVRDGE; this is encoded by the coding sequence ATGAACAAAACGTTTGGAACGGCGGCCCGCTGGCTGCTCGTCCTCCCCTATATCGGCCTACTCTGGCCGCCCTTCTACAATAGCCGCGAGCCGGCGCTCTTCGGCTTTCCCTTCTTCTACTGGTATCAACTGCTCTGGGTGCCGATCACCGCAGTGCTGATCTGGATCGCCTACAGGAGCGTGCGCGATGGGGAGTGA